A genomic region of Vitis vinifera cultivar Pinot Noir 40024 chromosome 7, ASM3070453v1 contains the following coding sequences:
- the LOC100242349 gene encoding MICOS complex subunit MIC60, mitochondrial isoform X2, with protein sequence MLRRSVLEISSRKYYARVPRRITSQIPPFFSSRKEFSAASQQNTSQGSGSTGKPSNSGSFMSKFIVGGVVIGAAVMTAYQTGYLDQIIVKEPHSSSEPTRTGVVDLGVEVPVLKSEETGVVDSLVVPVPKSGDSHETGVSDLRERAGLPDSEDPNESSSNVEHKTEPRSDFPHVEDLREKKVKNQFPVKDIADLTPEESAVPIQEKDLPPYPHISTASNDQITDSGTSSEGNIDMKDQEAIPSMEQNHGVPTISKTILDNTVPEKSNMDTVGITKDGPGKDLEPPGSLVDAYYLTDKGDQTTAASSNGQGIGGDKHFSKEKEASVSTIEDLNGAYISNDGKLVLDFLQAIHAAEKRQAELDAHAFSEQKRIMKEKYEKELKDARVKELMYAEEAAMLEKELNQERAKLAATIKSLQEKAEEKLKTELEQKERESELELKKALELAKAELAAAIASEKASHIEKIAEANLHIDALCMAFYARSEEARQTHSVHKLALGALALEDALSKGLPIQTEIVVLHKYLDGIDKDSLLALVLSSLPEETRNHGTDTVLQLNQKFDDLKATLRHFSLIPPGGGGILAHSLANVASRLKVKQGDQSGDGIESVINRVESYLAQGQLVEAADALEDGVRGSEAAEIIVDWVKQARNRAIAEQALTLLQSYATSVSLT encoded by the exons ATGTTACGGAG GTCCGTTTTGGAGATATCGTCCCGCAAATACTATGCTAGGGTTCCAAGGCGGATTACTTCTCAG AtacctccatttttttcttccagAAAGGAATTCTCTGCTGCATCTCAGCAAAATACATCTCAGGGCTCTGGTTCAACAGGCAAGCCATCTAATTCAGGGAGTTTTATGTCAAAATTTATTGTTGGTGGTGTTGTCATTGGTGCTGCTGTCATGACGGCTTACCAAACTGGCTATTTAGACCAAATTATTGTTAAAGAGCCGCATAGTTCATCGGAACCTACTAGGACTGGTGTTGTTGACTTGGGAGTGGAAGTACCTGTGCTCAAGAGTGAAGAGACTGGTGTTGTTGACTCACTGGTTGTACCTGTGCCCAAGAGTGGAGATAGTCACGAGACTGGTGTTTCTGACTTAAGAGAGAGAGCAGGTTTGCCCGACAGTGAAGATCCTAATGAATCGAGTTCTAATGTCGAGCATAAGACTGAGCCTCGTTCAGATTTTCCTCATGTTGAAGATTTGAGAGAAAAGAAGGTCAAGAACCAGTTTCCAGTAAAGGATATTGCAGATTTGACACCTGAAGAAAGTGCAGTCCCCATCCAAGAGAAAGACTTGCCTCCATATCCTCACATCAGCACGGCATCCAATGATCAAATTACGGATTCTGGGACATCATCTGAAGGAAATATTGACATGAAAGACCAAGAAGCAATACCTAGTATGGAACAGAATCATGGAGTTCCAACTATATCAAAAACCATCCTGGATAACACAGTTCCTGAGAAAAGTAATATGGATACTGTGGGCATTACTAAG GATGGACCAGGTAAAGATCTAGAACCACCAGGTTCTCTTGTTGACGCATATTATCTGACTGATAAGGGTGATCAAACCACTGCAGCTTCCTCAAATGGACAGGGTATTGGTGGTGACAAGCATTTTTCCAAAGAAAAAGAG GCTTCAGTTAGCACAATTGAGGATTTAAATGGTGCGTACATATCCAATGATGGAAAGTTGGTTCTTGATTTCTTACAAGCCATTCATGCTGCTGAAAAAAGGCAAGCTGAGTTAGATGCTCATGCTTTTTCTGAGCAAAAGAGAATAATGAAG GAAAAGTATGAGAAGGAATTAAAGGATGCAAGGGTGAAGGAGCTTATGTATGCAGAGGAGGCAGCAATGTTGGAAAAG GAACTAAACCAAGAAAGAGCAAAATTAGCTGCCACTATCAAGTCACTTCAAGAAAAAGCGGAAGAGAAACTTAAGACTGAACTTGAACAGAAG GAACGCGAATCAGAGTTGGAGCTGAAGAAAGCACTGGAGTTAGCAAAAGCTGAGTTGGCTGCAGCAATTGCAAGTGAGAAGGCATCCCACATAGAAAAAATTGCAGAAGCGAATCTTCAT ATAGATGCTTTGTGCATGGCATTCTACGCTCGATCTGAAGAGGCTCGTCAGACTCACTCTGTACACAAGCTTGCTTTG GGAGCACTTGCACTAGAGGATGCACTGTCTAAAGGTCTGCCAATTCAGACAGAAATTGTGGTTTTGCACAAATATCTTGATGGCATTGATAAAGATTCTCTTTTGGCTTTGGTCCTGTCATCGCTTCCCGAAGAAACACGAAATCATGGAACAGATACCGTATTGCAATTGAATCAGAAG TTTGATGACCTGAAAGCAACACTGCGGCACTTCAGCCTAATCCCACCCGGAGGTGGTGGCATATTGGCGCATTCATTAGCTAATGTTGCATCTCGGTTGAAG GTTAAGCAAGGTGACCAGTCTGGTGATGGCATTGAATCTGTCATAAATAGAGTTGAGAGCTACTTGGCCCAAGGACAGCTTGTGGAAGCAGCAGATGCTCTTGAAGATGGTGTTAGAGGCAGTGAAGCAGCGGAAATTATTGTTGATTGGGTGAAGCAAGCGCGGAACAGGGCTATCGCAGAGCAAGCTCTAACCCTGCTTCAGTCATATGCTACTTCTGTTAGCCTCACTTAA
- the LOC100252593 gene encoding uncharacterized protein LOC100252593 isoform X1 has product MSSPYQVLDNRPIDQWRVTELKEELKRRKLTTKGLKEDLVKRLDEVLRNERENAEEDVDNGFDHPPSPEAMDKAAEEALLVTKTDNEHVVISDYRNKKVDGATIQVDIDDSAAALVQRKDLEEITGGTDSMVDKKQDIHAISVKTSTMVSESVVSEKAQGGQGEQNNETQKERGASKPQPEEDSKSTHDDVMLKSSDPNNQVSEVSPVLGFQVKSDSISTDSVSINEKNELKDNIIADNVKLDLDVIKPEMVEPSSSSVVPDGGEMHPMDVEEPHEKKVPVEETDNNHATNADLNKKNDSADMGSSEKLNLDRSSGDDSMEEDILESKQIDSKYNSDEVGDRSEQTEVLDVKEEGHVNVVGDVPSADKKGIHVETKDRPVAPPEKRKLQDTAGGNIESSKRQRRWNAESLKVPEPLSSNLSPSTTPKDAFQATTLKRNFSRSDSTVSEDAPKERVVPPSPKPPTNSLRIDRFLRPFTLKAVQELLGKTGSVTSFWMDHIKTHCYVSYASVEEAMETRNAVYNLQWPSNGGRLLVAEFVDPQEVKMRVEAPQAPAAPVNVGPTVPPSPPAKQPQPPPRKQVTRQQLPPPPPLPPPPPLSNPPQTRERLPLPPPPPLPEKVDPPIVTLDDLFQKTKATPRIYYLPLSEEQVAAKLKAQGKNTKQSAGVACGKEGGSGRMMTAFWVFRRLLSLG; this is encoded by the exons ATGTCATCCCCTTATCAAGTTCTTGATAATCGGCCAATTGATCAGTGGAGAGTTACAGAGTTAAAAGAAGAACTCAAGAGACGAAAATTGACGACAAAGGGTTTGAAGGAGGATCTGGTTAAAAGGTTGGATGAAGTACTTCGTAATGAAAGGGAAAATGCCGAGGAGGATGTTGATAATGGTTTTGATCATCCTCCTTCACCTGAAGCCATGGACAAAGCTGCAGAGGAAGCGCTGCTTGTTACGAAAACTGATAATGAACATGTGGTTATTAGTGATTACAGAAACAAGAAAGTGGATGGTGCTACAATTCAGGTTGACATTGATGACAGTGCTGCTGCCTTGGTTCAAAGGAAAGATTTAGAGGAAATAACCGGTGGTACCGATTCTATGGTAGATAAGAAGCAAGATATTCATGCAATTTCTGTCAAAACCAGCACCATGGTTAGTGAGAGTGTGGTATCTGAAAAGGCACAGGGTGGGCAAGGGGAGCAGAACAATGAAACCCAGAAGGAGAGAGGGGCTTCAAAGCCCCAGCCGGAGGAGGATTCAAAGTCTACACATGATGATGTCATGCTCAAGTCTTCTGATCCAAACAACCAGGTATCTGAGGTCAGCCCTGTTTTAGGGTTTCAAGTAAAATCTGATTCTATTTCTACTGATTCTGTGTCAATTAATGAAAAGAATGAACTAAAGGATAACATAATTGCTGATAATGTGAAATTAGACCTAGATGTTATTAAACCTGAGATGGTGGAACCATCATCCAGCAGTGTTGTACCAGATGGTGGCGAAATGCATCCAATGGATGTTGAAGAGCCACATGAGAAAAAAGTACCTGTTGAAGAAACAGATAACAACCATGCTACAAATGCGGACCTGAACAAGAAGAATGATAGTGCAGATATGGGTTCTtcagagaaattgaatttagacaGAAGTTCTGGTGATGATTCCATGGAAGAGGATATATTAGAGAGTAAGCAAATTGATTCGAAGTATAATTCTGATGAAGTGGGGGACAGGAGTGAGCAAACTGAAGTGCTTGATGTAAAGGAGGAAGGTCATGTTAATGTTGTGGGCGATGTTCCATCTGCTGACAAGAAAGGGATCCATGTCGAGACTAAGGACAGGCCTGTTGCACCCCCTGAGAAAAGGAAGCTTCAAG ATACAGCAGGTGGGAACATCGAGTCTTCAAAGAGACAACGCAGGTGGAATGCTGAAAGCCTCAAAGTTCCCGAACCACTAAGCTCTAATCTTTCTCCTTCCACAACACCTAAGGATGCTTTTCAGGCTACTACTTTAAAACGAAATTTCTCCAGATCTGATTCTACAGTCAGTGAGGATGCGCCTAAGGAACGTGTTG TTCCACCATCACCAAAACCTCCTACTAATTCCCTAAGAATTGATCGTTTCCTGCGTCCTTTTACCCTGAAAGCTGTGCAAGAACTCCTAGGAAAAACTGGAAGTGTCACCAGTTTCTGGATGGACCACATAAAAACACACTGCTATGTCTCT TATGCATCAGTGGAGGAAGCCATGGAGACACGAAATGCAGTATATAACCTACAATGGCCTTCAAATGGAGGACGCCTCCTGGTGGCTGAATTTGTTGACCCTCAAGAAGTCAAAATGCGGGTGGAGGCTCCTCAGGCTCCGGCTGCTCCTGTCAATGTTGGTCCTACTGTTCCTCCTTCACCACCTGCCAAGCAGCCTCAGCCTCCCCCTCGTAAGCAGGTTACACGGCAGCAGCTTCCACCCCCACCCCCTCTTCCACCTCCACCACCTTTGTCAAACCCACCCCAAACTAGGGAGCGGCTTCCtcttccacctccacctccactaCCTGAAAAAGTTGACCCTCCCATCGTAACACTGGATGATCTATTTCAGAAAACTAAAGCAACTCCTCGAATCTACTACCTACCCTTGTCTGAAGAACAAGTTGCTGCAAAACTTAAGGCACAGGGCAAAAACACAAAGCA GTCTGCAGGTGTTGCTTGTGGGAAGGAAGGAGGATCCGGTCGGATGATGACAGCATTTTGGGTTTTCCGAAGATTGCTTTCTTTGGGGTAG
- the LOC100247485 gene encoding uncharacterized protein LOC100247485 yields MGHNKARRFKGHQSHRGQSSRFQEPLREYDSLPTDQAEEEELSVPKVQLAMWDFGQCDAKRCTGRKLSRFGLLKELRVTSGFGGIALSPVGNQCVSKEDYILIKRKGLAVVDCSWARLSDVPFTKLRCAAPRLLPWLVAANPVNYGRPCELSCVEALSAALFICGEEETANLLLGKFKWGHAFLSLNRELLKAYSKCENGAEIISVQNAWLSQQRLQVQKALPDDEGAGVSSQNDDEGSCDDSEDGLPPLEKNLNHLNLEESDSEDGLPPLEKNLNHLNLEKGDEESE; encoded by the exons ATGGGTCACAACAAAGCTAGACGCTTCAAAGGCCACCAATCCCACAGAGGCCAAAGCAGTAGATTCCAAGAACCTCTAAG GGAATACGACTCTCTCCCAACCGATCAAG CTGAAGAAGAGGAGCTTTCTGTTCCGAAAGTTCAGCTTGCTATGTGg GATTTTGGACAATGTGATGCAAAAAGGTGCACAGGACGCAAACTTTCAAGATTCGGCCTGCTGAAA GAGTTGCGGGTGACTAGTGGCTTTGGTGGCATTGCTTTGAG TCCTGTTGGGAATCAATGTGTCTCAAAAGAAGATTATATcttaataaagagaaaaggaTTAGCAGTTGTGGATTGTTCGTGGGCACGCTTGAGTGATGTTCCTTTCACAAAGCTGCGATGTGCTGCTCCTCGCCTCC TACCATGGCTGGTGGCAGCAAACCCAGTAAATTATGGTCGACCATGTGAGCTCTCTTGTGTGGAAGCATTATCTGCAGCTTTATTTATATG TGGGGAAGAGGAAACTGCAAATTTGTTGCTAGGCAAGTTCAAATGGGGCCATGCTTTCTTGTCTCTCAACAG GGAACTCCTGAAGGCATACTCTAAATGCGAAAACGGAGCTGAAATTATATCAGTTCAAAATGCTTGGCTTTCCCAACAAAGGCTACAGGTCCAGAAGGCACTCCCAGATGATGAAG GAGCAGGCGTGTCAtctcaaaatgatgatgaaggCTCATGCGATGATTCTGAAGACGGGCTTCCACCTcttgaaaagaatttaaatcaTCTTAACTTGGAGGAAAGCGATTCTGAAGACGGACTTCCACCTcttgaaaagaatttaaatcaTCTGAACTTGGAGAAAGGGGATGAAGAAAGTGAGTAA
- the LOC100242349 gene encoding MICOS complex subunit MIC60, mitochondrial isoform X1, translating to MLRRSVLEISSRKYYARVPRRITSQQIPPFFSSRKEFSAASQQNTSQGSGSTGKPSNSGSFMSKFIVGGVVIGAAVMTAYQTGYLDQIIVKEPHSSSEPTRTGVVDLGVEVPVLKSEETGVVDSLVVPVPKSGDSHETGVSDLRERAGLPDSEDPNESSSNVEHKTEPRSDFPHVEDLREKKVKNQFPVKDIADLTPEESAVPIQEKDLPPYPHISTASNDQITDSGTSSEGNIDMKDQEAIPSMEQNHGVPTISKTILDNTVPEKSNMDTVGITKDGPGKDLEPPGSLVDAYYLTDKGDQTTAASSNGQGIGGDKHFSKEKEASVSTIEDLNGAYISNDGKLVLDFLQAIHAAEKRQAELDAHAFSEQKRIMKEKYEKELKDARVKELMYAEEAAMLEKELNQERAKLAATIKSLQEKAEEKLKTELEQKERESELELKKALELAKAELAAAIASEKASHIEKIAEANLHIDALCMAFYARSEEARQTHSVHKLALGALALEDALSKGLPIQTEIVVLHKYLDGIDKDSLLALVLSSLPEETRNHGTDTVLQLNQKFDDLKATLRHFSLIPPGGGGILAHSLANVASRLKVKQGDQSGDGIESVINRVESYLAQGQLVEAADALEDGVRGSEAAEIIVDWVKQARNRAIAEQALTLLQSYATSVSLT from the exons ATGTTACGGAG GTCCGTTTTGGAGATATCGTCCCGCAAATACTATGCTAGGGTTCCAAGGCGGATTACTTCTCAG CAGAtacctccatttttttcttccagAAAGGAATTCTCTGCTGCATCTCAGCAAAATACATCTCAGGGCTCTGGTTCAACAGGCAAGCCATCTAATTCAGGGAGTTTTATGTCAAAATTTATTGTTGGTGGTGTTGTCATTGGTGCTGCTGTCATGACGGCTTACCAAACTGGCTATTTAGACCAAATTATTGTTAAAGAGCCGCATAGTTCATCGGAACCTACTAGGACTGGTGTTGTTGACTTGGGAGTGGAAGTACCTGTGCTCAAGAGTGAAGAGACTGGTGTTGTTGACTCACTGGTTGTACCTGTGCCCAAGAGTGGAGATAGTCACGAGACTGGTGTTTCTGACTTAAGAGAGAGAGCAGGTTTGCCCGACAGTGAAGATCCTAATGAATCGAGTTCTAATGTCGAGCATAAGACTGAGCCTCGTTCAGATTTTCCTCATGTTGAAGATTTGAGAGAAAAGAAGGTCAAGAACCAGTTTCCAGTAAAGGATATTGCAGATTTGACACCTGAAGAAAGTGCAGTCCCCATCCAAGAGAAAGACTTGCCTCCATATCCTCACATCAGCACGGCATCCAATGATCAAATTACGGATTCTGGGACATCATCTGAAGGAAATATTGACATGAAAGACCAAGAAGCAATACCTAGTATGGAACAGAATCATGGAGTTCCAACTATATCAAAAACCATCCTGGATAACACAGTTCCTGAGAAAAGTAATATGGATACTGTGGGCATTACTAAG GATGGACCAGGTAAAGATCTAGAACCACCAGGTTCTCTTGTTGACGCATATTATCTGACTGATAAGGGTGATCAAACCACTGCAGCTTCCTCAAATGGACAGGGTATTGGTGGTGACAAGCATTTTTCCAAAGAAAAAGAG GCTTCAGTTAGCACAATTGAGGATTTAAATGGTGCGTACATATCCAATGATGGAAAGTTGGTTCTTGATTTCTTACAAGCCATTCATGCTGCTGAAAAAAGGCAAGCTGAGTTAGATGCTCATGCTTTTTCTGAGCAAAAGAGAATAATGAAG GAAAAGTATGAGAAGGAATTAAAGGATGCAAGGGTGAAGGAGCTTATGTATGCAGAGGAGGCAGCAATGTTGGAAAAG GAACTAAACCAAGAAAGAGCAAAATTAGCTGCCACTATCAAGTCACTTCAAGAAAAAGCGGAAGAGAAACTTAAGACTGAACTTGAACAGAAG GAACGCGAATCAGAGTTGGAGCTGAAGAAAGCACTGGAGTTAGCAAAAGCTGAGTTGGCTGCAGCAATTGCAAGTGAGAAGGCATCCCACATAGAAAAAATTGCAGAAGCGAATCTTCAT ATAGATGCTTTGTGCATGGCATTCTACGCTCGATCTGAAGAGGCTCGTCAGACTCACTCTGTACACAAGCTTGCTTTG GGAGCACTTGCACTAGAGGATGCACTGTCTAAAGGTCTGCCAATTCAGACAGAAATTGTGGTTTTGCACAAATATCTTGATGGCATTGATAAAGATTCTCTTTTGGCTTTGGTCCTGTCATCGCTTCCCGAAGAAACACGAAATCATGGAACAGATACCGTATTGCAATTGAATCAGAAG TTTGATGACCTGAAAGCAACACTGCGGCACTTCAGCCTAATCCCACCCGGAGGTGGTGGCATATTGGCGCATTCATTAGCTAATGTTGCATCTCGGTTGAAG GTTAAGCAAGGTGACCAGTCTGGTGATGGCATTGAATCTGTCATAAATAGAGTTGAGAGCTACTTGGCCCAAGGACAGCTTGTGGAAGCAGCAGATGCTCTTGAAGATGGTGTTAGAGGCAGTGAAGCAGCGGAAATTATTGTTGATTGGGTGAAGCAAGCGCGGAACAGGGCTATCGCAGAGCAAGCTCTAACCCTGCTTCAGTCATATGCTACTTCTGTTAGCCTCACTTAA
- the LOC100256025 gene encoding large ribosomal subunit protein eL30, with amino-acid sequence MVAGKKTKKTHESINNRLALVMKSGKYTLGYKTVLKSLRSSKGKLILISNNCPPLRKSEIEYYAMLAKVGVHHFNGNNVDLGTACGKYFRVSCLSIIDPGDSDIIKTLPGDH; translated from the exons ATGGTGGCCGGAAAGAAGACC AAGAAGACTCATGAGAGCATCAACAACAGGCTTGCCCTCGTCATGAAGAGCGGCAAGTACACACTTGGGTACAAGACCGTGCTCAAATCTCTCAGAAGCTCGAAAg GAAAATTGATCCTCATTTCCAACAACTGTCCACCACTGAGGAAATCTGAGATCGAGTACTATGCCATGCTTGCAAAGGTTGGCGTTCACCACTTCAATGGAA ACAATGTTGACTTGGGAACAGCATGTGGCAAGTATTTCCGTGTATCTTGCCTGAGCATTATTGATCCAG GTGATTCTGATATCATCAAGACACTGCCTGGTGATCACTAA
- the LOC100252593 gene encoding uncharacterized protein LOC100252593 isoform X2, with amino-acid sequence MSSPYQVLDNRPIDQWRVTELKEELKRRKLTTKGLKEDLVKRLDEVLRNERENAEEDVDNGFDHPPSPEAMDKAAEEALLVTKTDNEHVVISDYRNKKVDGATIQVDIDDSAAALVQRKDLEEITGGTDSMVDKKQDIHAISVKTSTMVSESVVSEKAQGGQGEQNNETQKERGASKPQPEEDSKSTHDDVMLKSSDPNNQVSEVSPVLGFQVKSDSISTDSVSINEKNELKDNIIADNVKLDLDVIKPEMVEPSSSSVVPDGGEMHPMDVEEPHEKKVPVEETDNNHATNADLNKKNDSADMGSSEKLNLDRSSGDDSMEEDILESKQIDSKYNSDEVGDRSEQTEVLDVKEEGHVNVVGDVPSADKKGIHVETKDRPVAPPEKRKLQDTAGGNIESSKRQRRWNAESLKVPEPLSSNLSPSTTPKDAFQATTLKRNFSRSDSTVSEDAPKERVVPPSPKPPTNSLRIDRFLRPFTLKAVQELLGKTGSVTSFWMDHIKTHCYVSYASVEEAMETRNAVYNLQWPSNGGRLLVAEFVDPQEVKMRVEAPQAPAAPVNVGPTVPPSPPAKQPQPPPRKQVTRQQLPPPPPLPPPPPLSNPPQTRERLPLPPPPPLPEKVDPPIVTLDDLFQKTKATPRIYYLPLSEEQVAAKLKAQGKNTKQ; translated from the exons ATGTCATCCCCTTATCAAGTTCTTGATAATCGGCCAATTGATCAGTGGAGAGTTACAGAGTTAAAAGAAGAACTCAAGAGACGAAAATTGACGACAAAGGGTTTGAAGGAGGATCTGGTTAAAAGGTTGGATGAAGTACTTCGTAATGAAAGGGAAAATGCCGAGGAGGATGTTGATAATGGTTTTGATCATCCTCCTTCACCTGAAGCCATGGACAAAGCTGCAGAGGAAGCGCTGCTTGTTACGAAAACTGATAATGAACATGTGGTTATTAGTGATTACAGAAACAAGAAAGTGGATGGTGCTACAATTCAGGTTGACATTGATGACAGTGCTGCTGCCTTGGTTCAAAGGAAAGATTTAGAGGAAATAACCGGTGGTACCGATTCTATGGTAGATAAGAAGCAAGATATTCATGCAATTTCTGTCAAAACCAGCACCATGGTTAGTGAGAGTGTGGTATCTGAAAAGGCACAGGGTGGGCAAGGGGAGCAGAACAATGAAACCCAGAAGGAGAGAGGGGCTTCAAAGCCCCAGCCGGAGGAGGATTCAAAGTCTACACATGATGATGTCATGCTCAAGTCTTCTGATCCAAACAACCAGGTATCTGAGGTCAGCCCTGTTTTAGGGTTTCAAGTAAAATCTGATTCTATTTCTACTGATTCTGTGTCAATTAATGAAAAGAATGAACTAAAGGATAACATAATTGCTGATAATGTGAAATTAGACCTAGATGTTATTAAACCTGAGATGGTGGAACCATCATCCAGCAGTGTTGTACCAGATGGTGGCGAAATGCATCCAATGGATGTTGAAGAGCCACATGAGAAAAAAGTACCTGTTGAAGAAACAGATAACAACCATGCTACAAATGCGGACCTGAACAAGAAGAATGATAGTGCAGATATGGGTTCTtcagagaaattgaatttagacaGAAGTTCTGGTGATGATTCCATGGAAGAGGATATATTAGAGAGTAAGCAAATTGATTCGAAGTATAATTCTGATGAAGTGGGGGACAGGAGTGAGCAAACTGAAGTGCTTGATGTAAAGGAGGAAGGTCATGTTAATGTTGTGGGCGATGTTCCATCTGCTGACAAGAAAGGGATCCATGTCGAGACTAAGGACAGGCCTGTTGCACCCCCTGAGAAAAGGAAGCTTCAAG ATACAGCAGGTGGGAACATCGAGTCTTCAAAGAGACAACGCAGGTGGAATGCTGAAAGCCTCAAAGTTCCCGAACCACTAAGCTCTAATCTTTCTCCTTCCACAACACCTAAGGATGCTTTTCAGGCTACTACTTTAAAACGAAATTTCTCCAGATCTGATTCTACAGTCAGTGAGGATGCGCCTAAGGAACGTGTTG TTCCACCATCACCAAAACCTCCTACTAATTCCCTAAGAATTGATCGTTTCCTGCGTCCTTTTACCCTGAAAGCTGTGCAAGAACTCCTAGGAAAAACTGGAAGTGTCACCAGTTTCTGGATGGACCACATAAAAACACACTGCTATGTCTCT TATGCATCAGTGGAGGAAGCCATGGAGACACGAAATGCAGTATATAACCTACAATGGCCTTCAAATGGAGGACGCCTCCTGGTGGCTGAATTTGTTGACCCTCAAGAAGTCAAAATGCGGGTGGAGGCTCCTCAGGCTCCGGCTGCTCCTGTCAATGTTGGTCCTACTGTTCCTCCTTCACCACCTGCCAAGCAGCCTCAGCCTCCCCCTCGTAAGCAGGTTACACGGCAGCAGCTTCCACCCCCACCCCCTCTTCCACCTCCACCACCTTTGTCAAACCCACCCCAAACTAGGGAGCGGCTTCCtcttccacctccacctccactaCCTGAAAAAGTTGACCCTCCCATCGTAACACTGGATGATCTATTTCAGAAAACTAAAGCAACTCCTCGAATCTACTACCTACCCTTGTCTGAAGAACAAGTTGCTGCAAAACTTAAGGCACAGGGCAAAAACACAAAGCAGTAG